From the genome of Chitinophagaceae bacterium, one region includes:
- a CDS encoding S8 family peptidase — MFFSHEKKRLLLIIATLFFTYQEKLFAQETDHIPGDLIVMLHHESDVNELIAGFRIFENQPTDLVISQQLSKRLNIWLLHFNDAIVDESKMLAGIKTNASVALAQYNHFIESRNVPDDERFGEQWNMLNIGQTGGTAGADVRATNAWDITTGGFTAGGDTIVVAIDDDGFDLTHQDLSFWKNHYEIPGNSIDDDHNGYVDDYDGWNSQTNSGVITSLSSGHGTHVAGIAGAKGNNTIGVAGVNWNVKILPVQGNSGTESIAVAGYAYILEMRAKYNETNGDSGAFVVSTNSSWGTDFALPANFPIWCAMYDSMGMQGILSAAATNNGSNVNVDVQSDMPTACSSDFLITVTNTDKNDNRTAAFGATTIDVGAPGTSILSTIPGNLYGSKTGTSMASPHLAGAVALICSLPCDSLSNDLKHDRPATMLRIKGFILDGVDPATSLDGLTVSGGRLNVNQALLNAAAYYNCNVGVEEIASSINGLSVYPNPATDNVTITTKNNLPGNTTITILNVMGQTLKTETLQNGNTNHFQINISSLVNGIYILRLSNENELLGQQKIIVE; from the coding sequence ATGTTTTTTTCACATGAAAAAAAGCGGCTGCTGTTAATCATCGCCACTTTGTTTTTTACTTATCAGGAAAAATTATTTGCACAGGAAACTGATCATATTCCCGGGGACCTGATTGTAATGTTGCATCATGAAAGTGATGTGAATGAATTAATTGCCGGTTTCAGGATATTCGAAAATCAGCCCACTGATCTTGTCATCTCACAACAACTTTCAAAACGATTAAATATCTGGCTCCTGCATTTTAATGACGCTATTGTTGATGAATCAAAAATGCTTGCAGGAATTAAAACAAACGCATCCGTTGCGCTTGCACAATACAATCATTTTATCGAATCACGTAATGTTCCGGATGATGAACGGTTTGGTGAACAATGGAACATGCTCAACATCGGGCAAACAGGCGGCACTGCCGGCGCAGATGTGCGGGCAACAAACGCCTGGGACATTACAACAGGCGGCTTTACTGCCGGAGGTGATACCATTGTGGTGGCTATTGATGATGATGGATTCGATCTTACACACCAGGATTTAAGTTTCTGGAAGAACCATTATGAAATTCCGGGCAACTCAATTGATGATGATCACAATGGTTATGTGGATGATTATGATGGCTGGAATTCGCAGACAAACAGTGGCGTGATCACTTCACTTTCAAGCGGACATGGAACACACGTGGCAGGAATTGCGGGCGCAAAAGGAAACAACACGATTGGCGTAGCCGGCGTAAACTGGAATGTAAAAATTTTACCGGTGCAGGGAAATTCAGGAACTGAATCCATTGCTGTTGCCGGTTATGCTTACATACTTGAAATGCGCGCAAAATACAATGAGACCAATGGAGATTCAGGTGCATTTGTTGTATCAACCAATTCATCATGGGGAACAGATTTTGCCTTGCCTGCAAACTTTCCGATCTGGTGTGCCATGTATGATTCAATGGGTATGCAAGGCATATTGAGTGCGGCAGCCACCAACAACGGAAGCAATGTGAATGTAGATGTACAAAGTGACATGCCCACTGCCTGCAGCAGTGATTTCCTTATTACGGTAACTAATACAGATAAAAATGACAACCGAACCGCAGCTTTTGGAGCGACCACCATTGATGTAGGAGCACCCGGCACTTCTATACTTTCTACAATACCTGGAAATTTATACGGGTCGAAAACAGGCACTTCCATGGCATCACCACACCTGGCCGGTGCCGTTGCATTGATCTGTTCACTCCCTTGCGATTCTTTAAGCAATGATCTGAAGCATGACAGGCCGGCAACAATGTTGCGCATCAAAGGATTTATCCTTGATGGAGTTGATCCTGCTACAAGTCTGGATGGCTTAACAGTAAGCGGCGGACGGCTGAACGTAAACCAGGCACTGTTGAATGCAGCCGCTTATTACAATTGCAATGTGGGTGTGGAAGAAATTGCTTCTTCTATCAATGGACTTAGTGTTTATCCGAATCCTGCAACAGACAATGTAACTATTACTACTAAAAATAATTTGCCTGGAAACACAACCATCACGATCCTTAATGTGATGGGACAAACACTGAAAACTGAAACCCTTCAAAACGGAAATACTAATCATTTCCAGATAAATATTTCATCGCTCGTGAATGGAATATATATACTTCGGTTAAGCAATGAAAATGAATTGTTGGGCCAACAGAAAATTATCGTTGAATAG
- a CDS encoding carboxymuconolactone decarboxylase family protein encodes MGELADEFNAYRAKMNDKILSQNNKVINRLYNLDTNTYAEGALPVKTKEMLGLVASMVLRCDDCIKYHLGKCKEEGITTDEIYEVFAVANIVGGTIVIPHFRRAVEYWEELG; translated from the coding sequence ATGGGTGAATTAGCAGATGAATTCAATGCATACCGCGCAAAAATGAATGATAAGATTCTTTCACAAAACAACAAGGTGATCAACCGGCTGTACAATCTTGACACCAATACGTATGCGGAAGGTGCGTTGCCTGTAAAAACAAAAGAAATGCTTGGACTGGTAGCCTCGATGGTGCTTCGTTGCGACGATTGCATCAAGTATCATCTCGGAAAATGTAAGGAAGAAGGAATAACTACCGATGAAATCTATGAAGTTTTTGCTGTTGCAAATATTGTAGGTGGTACGATTGTGATTCCGCATTTCAGAAGGGCGGTGGAGTATTGGGAGGAGTTGGGGTGA
- a CDS encoding LemA family protein → MNKTIITLAVIALIAFILYSTFKGAYNNMVTKGEDTKSKWSQVESQYQRRTDLYNSVVKVIEGSANFERNTLVDVIQARANATAVNVDASKLTPESIQQFQQAQDQLSSAFNKLMVVVERYPELQTTQQFKDFQTQIEGTENRINKSRDDFNLSVQDYNTYIKKFPTNFIAGMFGFTEKGYFKSNAGSENAPDINFKINSSAPDTAK, encoded by the coding sequence ATGAATAAAACCATCATCACGCTTGCAGTCATTGCATTGATTGCGTTCATTCTGTATTCTACGTTCAAAGGCGCCTATAACAACATGGTGACCAAGGGAGAGGATACAAAATCCAAGTGGTCGCAGGTGGAAAGCCAGTATCAGCGCCGCACCGATCTTTACAACAGTGTAGTGAAAGTGATTGAAGGGTCAGCCAACTTCGAAAGAAACACATTGGTAGACGTTATACAGGCAAGAGCCAATGCGACAGCCGTTAATGTAGATGCTTCCAAGCTTACGCCTGAATCGATTCAGCAATTCCAGCAGGCGCAGGATCAGCTGAGTTCAGCATTTAACAAGCTCATGGTGGTGGTTGAGCGCTATCCTGAACTGCAAACCACACAGCAATTCAAGGATTTTCAAACGCAGATTGAAGGAACGGAAAACCGCATCAACAAATCCCGCGACGACTTCAACCTTTCGGTGCAGGATTACAATACATACATCAAGAAATTCCCGACCAACTTTATTGCCGGCATGTTTGGATTTACGGAGAAAGGTTATTTCAAATCCAATGCAGGATCAGAAAATGCGCCTGACATCAACTTCAAAATCAATTCATCTGCGCCCGACACGGCGAAGTAA
- a CDS encoding trypsin-like peptidase domain-containing protein, producing MRYFLFLLTLLFFHSISFAQWSEGGMPESFSQLSAAVTFTNLPPFDFTTMHAADSVNDQSKGAYRFGYNHMVDIDILKSSTPLTSNNGTRIWRTGITSSGASTINLTFDEYELPEGAKLFIYTPDKKFLLGAFTSKNNNASHQFATDLIPDDSIILEYDAPATTINEGHLHLYRVTHGYRGINDFVSTRSFGDAGSCQINVNCPLGDLWQHEKRGIICLVVGGNEFCSAVLVNDVPQDGTPYVLTANHCNDGDEASWVFRFNWETPACEEPATNPFSQSLSGGELKARSDTSDFCLVQITGGLSGGTIPASYAPFFNGWSNADVPADSIIAIHHPGGDVKKISGASNPVTSQYYNGVQCWKIGEWTEGCTEGGSSGSPIFDQHHHIVGQLYDGPSACNQPSNLMTDYYGKFSVSWLGNGTDETQLKRWLDPDNTGTTMIDGYDGALNSAVSSIHTLPGIIVFPNPNDGNFEVTTNSETAAIQLLDIQGRNIAGMSAGSFLQGKSAFQFRNVTDGMYIIRLVEKTSVVTQKVVVDTDLHIQ from the coding sequence TTGAGATACTTCCTATTCTTACTCACATTACTGTTTTTTCATTCCATTTCATTCGCACAATGGAGCGAAGGGGGAATGCCGGAGAGTTTTTCTCAATTATCTGCTGCCGTTACATTTACTAATCTGCCTCCGTTCGACTTTACCACAATGCACGCAGCCGACAGCGTAAACGATCAAAGCAAAGGTGCTTACCGGTTTGGTTACAATCACATGGTTGACATTGACATTTTGAAAAGTTCAACACCTCTTACTTCAAATAATGGAACCCGCATTTGGAGAACCGGTATTACTTCATCCGGTGCGTCGACCATCAATCTTACATTTGATGAGTATGAATTGCCTGAAGGTGCAAAGCTTTTTATCTACACTCCTGATAAGAAATTTTTACTCGGTGCATTCACATCGAAGAACAACAATGCCAGCCACCAGTTTGCTACAGATCTGATACCTGATGATTCCATCATTCTTGAATACGATGCACCCGCAACAACAATTAATGAAGGACACCTGCACTTATACCGTGTCACACATGGCTATCGTGGAATAAATGATTTTGTTTCCACACGCTCATTTGGCGACGCAGGAAGTTGCCAGATAAATGTGAATTGTCCACTCGGCGATTTATGGCAACATGAAAAACGTGGCATTATTTGTCTTGTAGTAGGTGGCAATGAATTTTGCTCCGCAGTACTGGTGAATGATGTGCCCCAGGATGGAACTCCTTACGTACTAACAGCTAATCATTGCAACGATGGAGATGAAGCATCATGGGTTTTTCGATTCAACTGGGAAACGCCTGCTTGTGAAGAACCCGCAACAAACCCGTTCAGCCAATCGCTGAGCGGAGGTGAGCTCAAGGCAAGAAGTGATACTTCCGATTTTTGCCTGGTGCAAATTACCGGTGGCTTATCCGGTGGCACCATTCCCGCATCTTATGCACCATTTTTCAACGGATGGTCCAATGCGGATGTACCTGCTGATTCCATCATTGCCATTCATCATCCTGGCGGAGATGTTAAAAAAATTTCAGGGGCATCGAATCCTGTCACTTCACAATATTATAACGGAGTGCAATGTTGGAAAATTGGTGAGTGGACAGAAGGATGCACGGAAGGAGGTTCGTCCGGTTCACCAATTTTCGATCAGCATCATCACATTGTCGGACAACTTTACGACGGACCTTCTGCATGCAATCAGCCTTCTAACCTGATGACTGATTATTATGGAAAGTTTTCTGTTTCATGGCTGGGTAATGGTACAGATGAAACACAGTTAAAACGCTGGCTGGATCCAGACAATACAGGTACAACAATGATTGACGGATATGATGGTGCATTAAATTCAGCCGTTTCTTCTATTCATACTTTACCGGGTATAATTGTATTCCCAAATCCAAACGATGGTAATTTTGAAGTGACCACCAATTCGGAAACAGCCGCTATTCAATTACTCGATATACAGGGAAGAAATATCGCAGGCATGTCTGCCGGAAGTTTTTTACAGGGAAAGTCTGCCTTTCAATTCCGCAATGTTACAGATGGGATGTATATTATCAGGCTGGTTGAAAAAACATCAGTGGTAACTCAAAAAGTTGTGGTTGATACAGATTTACATATTCAATAG
- a CDS encoding TPM domain-containing protein codes for MASPKTFLSPEEQEQIVAAIKEAEGKSSGEIKVYFEQNCKTELLDRAVEIFYKLKMEQTKLKTGILIYIAHVDRVFAIIGDKGINEKVPANFWDETKMLMESYFKDGKYKEGLLKGISLAGQQLHKYFELIGNDTNEISDDIIISDE; via the coding sequence ATGGCTTCTCCGAAAACATTTCTATCTCCTGAAGAACAGGAACAAATTGTTGCTGCCATCAAAGAGGCGGAAGGGAAATCTTCCGGTGAGATCAAAGTTTATTTCGAACAAAATTGTAAAACAGAACTGCTTGATCGCGCCGTGGAAATCTTCTATAAGTTAAAGATGGAGCAGACCAAACTGAAGACCGGCATCCTGATATACATTGCTCATGTTGATCGGGTTTTTGCTATCATCGGTGACAAAGGCATCAATGAAAAAGTGCCTGCAAATTTCTGGGATGAAACAAAAATGTTAATGGAAAGCTACTTCAAAGATGGAAAATACAAGGAAGGACTATTGAAAGGAATTTCGCTTGCAGGACAACAATTGCACAAATATTTTGAATTGATTGGTAATGATACCAATGAAATTTCTGACGACATCATTATCAGCGATGAATAA
- the polA gene encoding DNA polymerase I, giving the protein MTDKRLFLLDAFALIYRAYFGLAKTPFYNSKGINTTAVFGFTNTLVDLIQREKPTHIAVCFDTAAKTNREDDFAAYKANRQEQPEDITIAIPYIRKIIEAFKIPIVELDGFEADDVIGTLAKKAEKDGYKVFMVTPDKDYGQLVSENIFMYKPAYQGRPVEILGPAEIMKKWEIDDVLKVIDILGLMGDSVDNIPGLPGVGEKTAKKLVNDFGSVENLVAHPEMLKGKLQQTVIDLKEQALLSKKLATIITDVPVTATEEQLVMEQPDKEELTKLFNDLEFRSLGKRIIGEGYSVVGGEGKQKDLFGQDVAVPASATLQETFITKQPAAKNAANTPHTYHLVDTEEKMKALVVELMKQKEFCFDTESTHVDANLAELVGLAISYKTFEAYYIPLSADRNAVMRTLAIFKPVLEDETIVKIGQNIKYDMLLLKWYDVEVKGPMFDTMLAHYLIEPDQRHNMDILAENYLSYEPIHIEELIGKKGKGQGNMRDVEVGKVVEYAGEDADVTLQLKQIFAPLLIEREVEKLCLEVEVPLVPVLADMEFEGVKIDKQFLNDYSTQLEKEIMQVEKEVYELAGVRFNLASPKQLGEVLFDKLKIPYQGKKTKTGQYSTDEDTLSKLVKDYEIAKKLQDYREWSKLKSTYVDALPLLINPKTGRVHTSFNQAIAATGRLSSVDPNLQNIPIRTDRGKEIRKAFIARDEEHVLLSCDYSQIELRIIAALSEDENMLDAFKKGLDIHSATAAKVYNVALNLVTSDMRRNAKAVNFGIAYGQSAFGLSQTLGISRTDAKEIIDNYQKEFPGVSQLMATNIAFAHEHGYVKTVLGRKRYLRDINSANFTVRAQAERLAINAPIQGSAADMIKVAMINIHKEFKKRNFKTKMTLQVHDELVFDAHVSEVEEVKGIVVELMKHSMPLGVPIEVGAGSGKNWLDAH; this is encoded by the coding sequence ATGACCGACAAACGCCTCTTTCTACTCGATGCCTTCGCACTTATCTATCGCGCCTATTTCGGACTGGCTAAAACTCCGTTTTACAACTCCAAAGGAATCAATACTACCGCAGTTTTTGGATTTACAAATACACTTGTAGATTTGATTCAGCGCGAAAAACCGACGCACATTGCAGTGTGCTTTGATACAGCTGCAAAAACAAATCGCGAAGATGACTTTGCAGCGTACAAAGCCAACCGCCAGGAACAACCCGAAGACATTACAATTGCTATTCCTTACATCCGTAAAATTATTGAAGCATTCAAAATTCCCATTGTAGAATTGGATGGATTTGAAGCGGACGATGTGATTGGTACGCTGGCGAAGAAAGCAGAGAAAGATGGATATAAAGTTTTCATGGTAACGCCTGATAAAGATTATGGTCAGCTGGTTTCTGAAAATATTTTCATGTACAAGCCCGCTTACCAGGGAAGACCGGTAGAAATTTTAGGTCCTGCAGAGATTATGAAAAAATGGGAGATTGATGATGTATTGAAAGTGATTGACATTTTAGGACTGATGGGTGATTCAGTTGACAATATTCCCGGACTTCCGGGAGTAGGAGAAAAGACTGCCAAAAAATTGGTGAATGATTTTGGATCGGTAGAAAACCTGGTGGCACATCCGGAAATGTTGAAAGGAAAACTACAGCAAACAGTTATTGATCTGAAAGAACAGGCACTCCTTTCCAAAAAATTAGCCACTATCATTACAGATGTGCCTGTTACTGCAACAGAAGAACAATTAGTGATGGAGCAGCCGGATAAAGAAGAACTCACCAAACTATTTAACGATCTCGAGTTTCGCTCGCTTGGTAAAAGAATTATTGGAGAAGGGTATTCTGTTGTTGGCGGAGAAGGAAAGCAGAAGGATTTATTCGGACAGGACGTAGCTGTTCCGGCGAGTGCAACATTGCAGGAGACCTTTATAACAAAGCAACCCGCCGCGAAAAATGCAGCCAACACACCACACACGTATCATCTTGTTGACACAGAAGAAAAAATGAAAGCGTTGGTTGTAGAGTTAATGAAGCAAAAGGAATTCTGCTTTGATACAGAATCTACGCATGTGGATGCTAACCTGGCGGAATTGGTAGGTCTTGCCATATCATACAAAACCTTTGAAGCGTATTACATTCCATTGTCTGCTGATCGCAATGCCGTTATGCGAACACTTGCCATTTTTAAGCCCGTGCTGGAAGATGAAACGATTGTGAAGATTGGTCAGAATATAAAGTACGACATGCTGTTGCTGAAATGGTATGATGTGGAAGTGAAAGGGCCGATGTTTGATACGATGCTGGCGCATTACCTGATTGAGCCTGATCAGCGGCACAACATGGATATTCTTGCTGAAAATTATTTAAGCTATGAACCCATTCATATAGAGGAATTGATTGGAAAAAAAGGAAAGGGCCAGGGAAACATGCGTGATGTGGAAGTGGGAAAGGTGGTAGAATATGCAGGAGAAGATGCGGATGTAACATTACAGCTAAAACAAATTTTCGCTCCACTGCTCATAGAGAGAGAAGTGGAAAAGCTTTGTTTGGAAGTGGAAGTGCCACTCGTGCCGGTACTCGCAGATATGGAATTTGAAGGTGTGAAAATTGATAAGCAGTTTCTGAATGATTATTCGACACAGTTGGAGAAAGAAATTATGCAGGTGGAAAAGGAAGTATATGAATTAGCAGGTGTGCGATTTAACCTTGCTTCACCCAAGCAACTCGGTGAAGTGTTGTTTGATAAATTAAAAATTCCTTACCAGGGAAAGAAAACAAAAACCGGCCAGTACTCAACGGATGAAGATACACTCAGCAAGCTCGTAAAGGATTATGAGATCGCGAAGAAGTTACAGGATTATCGTGAATGGTCGAAGCTGAAATCAACTTATGTGGATGCACTTCCCTTGCTGATCAATCCGAAGACCGGACGTGTTCATACTTCCTTTAACCAGGCTATTGCAGCAACCGGAAGATTGAGTTCGGTGGATCCTAACCTGCAGAACATTCCGATTCGCACTGATCGTGGTAAAGAAATCCGCAAAGCATTTATTGCACGCGATGAAGAACATGTATTGCTGTCCTGCGATTATTCCCAGATTGAGTTGCGCATCATTGCTGCGTTGAGTGAAGATGAAAATATGCTGGATGCATTTAAGAAAGGACTTGACATTCATTCAGCTACCGCGGCAAAGGTTTATAATGTAGCGTTGAATTTGGTAACTTCCGATATGCGGCGCAATGCAAAAGCAGTGAATTTCGGCATCGCTTACGGACAATCCGCTTTTGGATTGTCGCAGACGCTTGGCATTTCAAGAACTGATGCGAAAGAAATCATTGACAACTATCAAAAAGAATTTCCAGGTGTGAGTCAATTGATGGCTACGAACATTGCGTTTGCGCATGAACATGGATATGTAAAAACAGTGCTTGGAAGAAAACGCTACCTGCGTGATATCAACTCTGCAAATTTTACAGTGCGGGCACAAGCAGAAAGATTAGCGATCAATGCACCCATACAAGGTTCGGCAGCAGATATGATCAAGGTGGCGATGATCAATATTCACAAAGAGTTTAAGAAAAGGAATTTCAAAACGAAGATGACTTTGCAGGTGCATGATGAATTGGTATTCGATGCGCATGTTTCAGAAGTGGAGGAAGTGAAAGGCATTGTGGTGGAACTGATGAAGCATTCCATGCCGCTTGGTGTTCCGATTGAAGTGGGAGCGGGTAGTGGAAAAAATTGGCTGGATGCGCACTAA
- a CDS encoding PQQ-dependent sugar dehydrogenase, whose translation MKKAFYDCVFIFFLLLSVQLSAQDPVITLQEFSTGYTSPVDIKNCGDSRLFIVQQNGYIYISDSLGIKNPTPFLDIHTKILQSSERGLLGVVFHPDYFNNGYFFVYYTRSPDGTIRIARYSVDSLNENVADPNSELILKEIPHPLYNNHNGGCLQFGPDGYLYAGTGDGGSGGDPDENSQNTKKYLGKMLRIDVDNGSPYAVPADNPFVGDTVNYYPEIWAYGLRNPWRYSFDKLTGDLWIGDVGQNTWEEIDFMPVANGGGQNYGWDCYEGTHNFEPGNCSVNDVITWPVYEYQHCTGSNCDCSLTGGYVYRGAQYANLYGKYVCVDYCSGKFRATTQNTNGTFTTALVGDEIISQDEFAFSTFGQDHLGELYVANVTNGKIYNVTDTACLPVAKILANNDGSFSLDSAVCVGTELHAVTATGNTYQWQLDNVNIIGATSPVYVAGEVGVYTFIVTNGSGCSNISQTVTTGLPTQPAIEGIDPFYCDFQMPDTLIGNPQGGIFNGDGMNGAVFSPAVAGLGVHIITYTYVNFYGCSAIQTATISVDVCEGVTHLQDNDDLKIFPMPNNGTFTISFNNPAKEITELSIFSLSGKLIMPLAITPSLSGTLTFNVQPLADAMYLLRIKTGNDVVYRKLVIEN comes from the coding sequence ATGAAGAAAGCCTTTTACGATTGTGTTTTTATATTTTTCCTTTTGCTATCGGTTCAACTTTCTGCGCAGGATCCGGTAATTACCCTGCAGGAATTTTCAACCGGTTACACCAGTCCGGTTGATATTAAAAATTGTGGCGACAGCCGTTTGTTCATTGTGCAACAAAATGGTTACATCTATATCAGCGATTCTCTAGGAATTAAAAATCCAACACCATTCCTGGATATTCATACCAAGATCCTCCAATCCAGTGAACGTGGTTTATTGGGCGTGGTTTTTCATCCTGATTATTTCAACAATGGATATTTTTTCGTGTATTATACGAGGTCGCCTGATGGTACGATCCGGATTGCGCGCTATAGTGTTGATTCGCTGAATGAGAATGTGGCTGATCCTAACAGCGAATTGATACTGAAGGAAATCCCGCATCCATTATACAACAATCATAATGGTGGTTGTCTTCAGTTCGGGCCTGATGGCTATTTGTATGCAGGCACCGGTGATGGCGGCAGTGGTGGCGATCCTGATGAAAATTCGCAAAACACAAAAAAATATTTGGGTAAAATGTTGCGGATTGATGTTGACAATGGTTCACCATATGCTGTTCCTGCAGATAATCCTTTTGTTGGAGACACCGTTAATTATTATCCTGAAATATGGGCGTATGGATTGAGAAATCCATGGCGCTACAGTTTCGATAAACTTACCGGTGATTTGTGGATTGGTGATGTTGGTCAGAATACCTGGGAAGAAATTGATTTTATGCCGGTGGCTAATGGCGGTGGTCAGAACTATGGCTGGGATTGTTATGAAGGAACTCATAATTTTGAACCAGGCAATTGTTCTGTTAATGATGTGATCACCTGGCCTGTTTATGAATACCAGCACTGCACCGGATCCAATTGTGATTGCTCGCTGACAGGCGGCTATGTTTATCGGGGAGCACAGTATGCTAATTTGTATGGGAAATATGTCTGCGTTGATTACTGCAGTGGAAAATTCCGGGCCACTACACAAAATACAAATGGCACTTTCACTACTGCATTGGTTGGAGATGAAATAATCAGCCAGGATGAATTTGCTTTTTCTACATTCGGACAAGATCATCTCGGTGAGCTTTATGTTGCAAATGTGACAAATGGTAAGATTTACAATGTGACCGACACGGCCTGTTTACCTGTTGCAAAAATTCTTGCAAATAACGATGGCTCCTTTTCGCTTGACTCAGCAGTTTGTGTCGGCACAGAACTGCATGCAGTTACCGCTACTGGAAATACCTATCAGTGGCAGCTCGATAATGTGAACATTATCGGAGCTACTTCTCCGGTTTATGTTGCAGGTGAGGTGGGCGTTTATACATTCATTGTAACAAATGGTTCGGGTTGTTCAAATATTTCACAAACGGTAACAACCGGTTTACCCACTCAACCTGCCATTGAAGGCATTGATCCGTTTTACTGTGATTTCCAGATGCCGGATACACTCATCGGCAATCCACAAGGCGGCATTTTTAATGGTGACGGAATGAATGGCGCAGTGTTTAGTCCTGCTGTTGCCGGTCTGGGAGTACACATCATTACCTACACCTACGTAAACTTTTACGGATGTTCTGCAATACAAACAGCAACTATCTCTGTGGATGTATGTGAAGGAGTCACTCACCTTCAAGACAACGATGACCTCAAAATTTTTCCAATGCCAAATAATGGAACATTCACTATATCATTTAATAATCCGGCGAAGGAAATTACGGAGCTCAGCATCTTTTCCCTATCGGGAAAACTCATCATGCCGCTCGCGATCACACCCTCACTTTCAGGCACCTTAACTTTCAACGTTCAGCCATTAGCAGATGCGATGTATCTGTTGAGAATTAAAACAGGAAATGATGTCGTTTACCGAAAATTAGTAATTGAAAACTAA
- a CDS encoding four helix bundle protein yields MNTIKIKDNLIVDLSFNFGLAIVEFTDELQVRRKFAVANQLLRSGTSVGANIWESQNAESKRDFIHKLKIAAKEGEETEFWLLLCKHSKNYPDPEELLYTLKSINKILNKIISTSKKTINSNYKTS; encoded by the coding sequence ATGAATACTATAAAAATTAAGGATAACCTGATTGTTGATTTGAGTTTCAATTTTGGATTGGCGATTGTAGAATTTACGGATGAATTGCAAGTCAGGAGAAAATTTGCAGTTGCCAACCAGTTGCTAAGGTCAGGTACAAGTGTAGGTGCTAACATTTGGGAATCACAGAACGCAGAAAGTAAAAGAGACTTCATTCATAAACTAAAGATTGCCGCAAAGGAAGGTGAGGAAACGGAATTCTGGTTGTTATTGTGTAAACATTCAAAAAACTACCCTGATCCAGAGGAATTACTTTACACCTTAAAGTCAATTAATAAAATCCTTAATAAAATAATCAGTACCTCAAAGAAAACCATTAATAGCAATTACAAAACCAGTTAA
- a CDS encoding VOC family protein — MTKIDPIIAVKDVEASSKWYQQIFGFRIEHGGKDTFAVLVSENDEILLCLHKWGEHEHPTMTNPTITPGNGLILYFRTENMNAIRQKVEELGGIVEEEIHLNPNATKMEFSLRDPDGYYLTITEFHKYDA; from the coding sequence ATGACGAAAATTGATCCAATAATCGCAGTAAAGGATGTTGAAGCCAGCTCCAAATGGTATCAACAAATTTTTGGATTTAGAATAGAACATGGTGGTAAGGATACATTTGCCGTTTTGGTATCAGAGAATGATGAAATTCTACTCTGTCTTCATAAATGGGGAGAACACGAACATCCTACTATGACCAATCCAACGATTACTCCCGGAAATGGACTCATCCTTTACTTCAGGACGGAAAATATGAACGCCATACGACAAAAGGTTGAGGAGTTAGGGGGTATTGTAGAAGAAGAAATTCATTTAAATCCGAACGCTACGAAAATGGAATTTTCTCTTAGAGATCCAGACGGATATTATTTGACCATAACTGAATTTCACAAGTATGATGCTTAA